The following coding sequences lie in one Mucilaginibacter sp. KACC 22773 genomic window:
- the gldD gene encoding gliding motility lipoprotein GldD produces the protein MRYLTLLVLALFVLVACGGNHDYSPKPRGYSRIVFPKKEYQEYNGGCPYSFTYPKYAVIEPDKSSNAKPCWVNMQFPDFHATLHLSYQPVTTKKEFNQLTEDARTFAFKHTIKATSIDEGIIAYPERKVYGIYYTIDGNAASSAQFFLTDSTKNYLRGALYFNNEPRLDSIQPALSFIKKDVEVLIKSLKWK, from the coding sequence ATGAGGTATTTAACATTACTGGTTTTAGCCTTATTTGTTTTAGTTGCCTGCGGCGGCAATCATGATTACTCGCCCAAACCCCGTGGTTACTCCCGCATTGTTTTCCCCAAAAAAGAATACCAGGAATATAATGGCGGTTGCCCCTATAGCTTTACTTACCCTAAATACGCTGTTATTGAGCCAGATAAGAGCAGCAATGCAAAGCCATGTTGGGTAAACATGCAATTTCCCGATTTTCATGCAACGCTGCATTTGAGTTATCAGCCGGTAACCACCAAAAAAGAATTTAATCAGTTAACCGAAGATGCCCGCACCTTCGCTTTCAAGCACACCATAAAGGCAACATCAATTGATGAGGGCATTATTGCTTATCCGGAGCGCAAGGTATATGGCATTTACTATACTATTGATGGCAACGCGGCATCGTCGGCCCAGTTTTTCCTTACAGATAGTACAAAAAATTACCTGCGGGGAGCGCTTTACTTTAACAACGAACCACGTCTTGATTCGATACAACCAGCCTTAAGCTTCATTAAAAAAGACGTGGAGGTTTTGATCAAAAGCTTAAAGTGGAAGTAG